In Coffea arabica cultivar ET-39 chromosome 9e, Coffea Arabica ET-39 HiFi, whole genome shotgun sequence, the genomic window taaaaagttgattgaaaatataaaaatataagttaaaaaatatatttattatacaagcgaaatattatttaaaaaaattgctatccaaacactaaTTTTCCATTTTCCCCTGTATAgctattttctttacaaatgaatttaaccaaaatttaatatattcttTTTACGCCAATCACAGGAAGACAAGTGTAATTAATCAACTCATGCAATTATCAAGGAAAAGGTTTctcttttggtaaaaaaaaaaggaaaagatttctcaaatttataaaaatttaattccCATTTTCCGTAACAAGCGACCGGTTGCTCCCTGCACAACCGACTTGTCCGTAACCACAACTACGGATGTTCGAATCTCACTGAAGCCCAAAAATTGCAGTACAATTTCCCCCTAGTACTAGTAAAAATTAGGGTTCAATTCAGAGGCCGTGTCCGCAGataactccaaaatccaaaccaccGTAAAACACCGCGGCCTCCGCCGTCTACCGCCCAACATGACCTGCCAGCCATCAGAATCAGACTTCTCCGCCACCATCACGCGAATTGCCGTGGCACAGATTTCCCAATCAGTGGGCTACAGCGCAGCCCAAACCTCCGCTTTAGACGCCCTTGCCAGCGTCGCCGCCAGGTACCTGGGAGCCGTAGCCCGTTACGCCGCCGCCTCCGCCAATTCCTCCGGCCGCACCCAATCTAACATATTCGACATCGTCATTGCCCTTGAGGAACTGGGCTCCGTACAAGGATTCCTGGGTGCTCCTAATAGTTCATCACAGTGTTTGATTTCATCTTCGATTTTGAAAGAAATTGGGAGGTTTTTATTTTACAGCGATGAAGTCCCTTTTGCTCAGCCGATTCCCAGGCAAAATCGGCCGGCGGAATCGAGGAAAATTGGGAATGAGATGGGTTTGAAGCACGTGCCCGGATGGCTGCCGGATATGCCTGTAGTGGACGGAATGGGAATcgaaaaggaggggaatgaagAGCGGAATATTGGAGGGGGTTTTGTTGGGGAAGAAAGGAATCAAAGTAGGATGGCAAAAATGGGGAATGGGAGGGGAAAGGGATTTCAATTGCctgaaaagagaggaaaagtcAGGTTTAGAATGGCAATGGGAGGTGGGAATTGGGGGTTTGGTATGGAGAGGAGGAATGGGGTATTAAGCAGAGGTGGAATTGGGAAGAGAATTCTCTGTGAGAGTTGGAGTGATGGTGATGGGAATGAGGAGGAAGGGAATAAGAAGAGAGTGATCAAGAGATCAAGATGACAAATtgataatgatgatgatgataaatttttgacaaTTAGATATCATATATGCTAGATTCTTTTGCCTTTAAATTATTGAGTGAAGTACTTCTTACTTttgaatttttacattttcttttggaACGTTTTTcatctattttattttactgctCTAGTTACATCAAGAATGCAATCCAGATTCCAGAGACCTTGTCAAAGCACTTATGGTAAAGAATTTTAGGTTGCTTCTTCAATCTAAGCACTTATGGTAAAGAATTTTAGGTTCCTCCTTCAATCTAAGCAAACAAATCATCTCTAGATGGTGTAGTATCGTTCCAGTGGACAAGAAAAACTTGACTGGGAAATTTGAGCAATGCAATGACTTGGGAAGCTTTGCCTATCACCAACCTCTCAAACATGTTTTCCAGATGATCTTAGCATAAATTTGTGCGGTCGAGGCCGAGTTCTTGCCTGATTTATCAACCATATTCCCAGCCATTAAGAATATCCGGCGGGAAGGGAGATTGCAAACAGGATCAAAACATGCCCAATCCAGCAACAACCTTTTGTCACCTTCTGTAACATGATAGACAAACATTCAATACTGCTGCTTTACCATGTAGCTACTCCGTACTCGTACCCTGAATTCTACCAGTCTCACAAAGTCTGTACTCCTCCATGCTTGTTCTTGCATCGATTTAAGTGACTGGAACTTCTCTTCGTCGAGATTAAAGGAGATTAGTCCAAGGCCTCCTGGCCAAACTGTAAGCATTTGTCATCGAATGGAGCAAGCGGATCAACTGGTGCAACTTTCTCCATGAAGAATTGTCACTCCTTTCATGAATTGGAGATGGGAAAATTATATAGGGCGgaaaaaattgttaggattcgTTAACCAGAAGATTTGAGTTATAAAACCAAAACAAGGCGTATGCTGCTATCCATCTTTTCAAACTTTCTGCCACAGAAATGAGGAGGCCCCTGCAATGACGATTCTGATATGCCTGGACAAATGGTGGATGCACACTTACATTGCAGAATAGTTATGAGTAATTCAAACTGCAAATCATCTATTGCTGTTAGACTTTCTTTATGGCATCTGTATTTTGATCATTAACACAGCAGAAAAAAACTCTGTTTATGCTGATCGTGTCTTTGCTGTGATCATCAACTGAGGTTCCGCTCATCTTGCAGCTCAATTCCGCATCAATGATCAGCCCCTCTCATAATCTTCTTCACTTTCGACTCTGTCTTCAGCATTTCTTGTCTTGCTCTCCCTCTTGCATACTTTGATCACCAACGATGCTCTGCTTATAGTTCGAAAGCAACAAACAATACAAATAGGACTAAAACTATAAATAAACCGTAGAGATGAACTACCTATATAATTCCAATGCTCATCTGTATATATAGAAGTTATGAGTTGTCACTTTGAACAATCAAATCTAGTTGCTTTCGCACTTATAGTGGTCAACAATTAATGCATCTTTTGTACTCGTCTGTTTAAGATTTAGCAACAGATGGAAAGCAAAAACATCAATTAAATCAAACAGAGAAAATCATTCATGGTCATTTTGATACTACAAGTTGAAACAGTTTAGCAATTCATTATCGTTTAGCCATTAAGAAAAACCCCAAAGAAAGGCTTCACCAACGCCCTTCCGAGAACTTATGCGAAAATTCCACCATTTTTATTCATTGCAGATGTTTTCGCAGTTTTCTTGAAGTTTTCAGTTTTCACTATCACCATACCTACTGCGACAATACTCGCAAGGGCATTTTGCAAATGCACGGTACAAATTTACAAACTATACCATGAAGCCCATAAAAATTACTAGTGGAGGTATTAAGATTAGGGTGCTTTCAAGATGGGACACTCGTATTTTGAGGTGCTTTCAAGTTCGGCTACCTGCACTGATACACAGAAGTTGGACCAGTGACCAAAGAGCAGGATAAGCAAAATTAGTATCATTTGTTGGGGGAATTTGTCCATTTGGAAAGAAAGTTGAAAATAGAAAATGTtgacaaaaagaaatagaatggAAATGGGAGGAAGTTTGGTACCTGGGTTTAGAAGACTAGAGGACTAACACCACCGATTTATATAGAATTAGCTGGAGTGTCTTTTGGATTGTAGGAAAAATGTCTGATTTAATTAATGGCCAAATAGTCAATCTCAATCACAAAAAGGAAAGTGGTAATTAGTACCTTTTCTTTTACAGTCAATTTCAATTGTTTACAAATGGTGTGGTTAACAAGATATCAAACTGCAGTCAGAAGAAATCGATTAAATTTGTTGAAGAAATGAATTTAGTGTTCGTTTTGACGACAAGTGGCTACCAAGAGTGAGAACAGGTGGAAGGAATTAAGAAATAGATTAGTCCGCTGTGacattaaaagggaaaaaaagtaagcaaaaatggaaaatgaagagaaaaaaaaaaaaggaaacggTCTCCAAACCCGTTTTACTGGTTCGGGTTTAACCCAATTTTTTGAAaagggtttgatgaatttttagcCAGGCAAGTCTACTAGCTAATTAAACCAAACTTGAACATCAATTTCTATTTGATAAATCTTTTTAAGTTCGATTTGCGCTTGGCTCAATATGCATGTAAGTGAAATTAATATGTAAGCAGTTTAAGTTATTTGAGTTTGACTCAATAAAAATCATTGGAATTTGACTCGAGAAGTAAAAGTCAATtttaaacaagatttcaaaCAAGTTTCAATACTAGAGTATTCGGCTTGTGTAGATTCGTTTATATCCCTAATTCACAACTCACTTTGGAAGTTTGAATATTTGGAAATATTTGCAATAAACTTGGACCGGACACTTGTCCGTTCTCGGTCCAACTGGTTGGACCAGCCAATCTGGTCCaagttttaaaaagaaaaagttgggTGTGCGGTAAATAGAAGTTAGACTTGTCACTTTGAACGCTTAAATCTAATGGCTTTTGTACTTATTCTGGTCTGGTCATCAATTGAGGCATCTTTTGTAGAGTTTACATGTTTAGATTTTATCAAAGAACTTTATGCAAATCAAACCAATCAACTCATTAATGGTCACCTAAGTGTCCCTGTCTGCGATCAAAGCATCTTGAGTACTTTCTTTGTTTAGGATTTAGCAAACAATTGAGAGACAAAATCATGAATATCATCAAACTGACCAAATCATTCAACGTCATTTTGATGCGATGTGTTTGAAACCCGTTTAGCAAGTCATTATTGTTTAGCCAATAAAAACAAATCCATAAGCAGAGACTTTATCAGAAATTATGCATAATTTCCAGTATATTGATTCATTACAAAAGTTCTGCAGTTATG contains:
- the LOC113709691 gene encoding transcription initiation factor TFIID subunit 8, with translation MTCQPSESDFSATITRIAVAQISQSVGYSAAQTSALDALASVAARYLGAVARYAAASANSSGRTQSNIFDIVIALEELGSVQGFLGAPNSSSQCLISSSILKEIGRFLFYSDEVPFAQPIPRQNRPAESRKIGNEMGLKHVPGWLPDMPVVDGMGIEKEGNEERNIGGGFVGEERNQSRMAKMGNGRGKGFQLPEKRGKVRFRMAMGGGNWGFGMERRNGVLSRGGIGKRILCESWSDGDGNEEEGNKKRVIKRSR